One Dioscorea cayenensis subsp. rotundata cultivar TDr96_F1 chromosome 15, TDr96_F1_v2_PseudoChromosome.rev07_lg8_w22 25.fasta, whole genome shotgun sequence genomic region harbors:
- the LOC120276909 gene encoding heat shock 70 kDa protein 16-like isoform X2: MSVVGFDVGNDTCVIATVRHGTIDVLLNDESKRETPSCISFSDKQRLIGSSASSLLYPSSTFSDIKDLLLSQPRSQHRVSFLNREITLTPVHLLAMLLSHLKLISERSLGTPVSDCVISVPSFTDQLGRRAYLHAAQIAGLKPLRLIHDTTATALGYGIYKTDFSDGEIRVVFVDVGHCDTQVSVVVFDSGGLRVLSHASDRRLGGRGFDEILFKHFSKQFEDEYKIDVSSNAKASIRLKAECEKVKKVLSANAEASMSIECLMDDKDVKGFIKREEFERLASGLLEKVLFQCRNALSDAGVVVDEVQSVELVGSASRIPAITRILSSFFGKEPSRTLNASECVARGCALQCAKLTPLFKSKNYKVCDLLPYSVGFGLEAGHVSMIFDKALVSKGEPLASIRDLSVSLRRGEFNLHAFYADKNGQPLDASQKITSFFVGPVPTSDGKDSVVTVRILLDISGIVTLDSTALLNEDDTKDPVSSDTSCSNSYNAEPGHVIEIRTSDKSEPAVDGQIKGRPSRRLDIPVSMTLYGGMTPAELSEAQLLEMNLAHQDKLVEQTKERKNELEAYVYEVRNKKEKEFLRASNKQKNGSMMKGVMKQKMSTPVNC, encoded by the exons ATGAGCGTCGTCGGATTCGATGTCGGCAACGACACTTGCGTGATCGCCACCGTCCGACATGGCACCATTGACGTCCTCCTCAACGATGAGTCCAAGCGCGAGACCCCCTCTTGCATCTCTTTTTCCGACAAGCAGCGTCTCATCGGCTCCTCCGCCTCTTCTCTCCTCTACCCCTCCTCCACCTTCTCCGACATCAAGGATCTCCTCCTCTCCCAACCCCGGAGCCAACATCGTGTCTCGTTTCTCAATCGTGAAATCACTCTCACCCCTGTTCATCTTCTTGCGATGTTGCTCTCTCATCTGAAGCTTATCTCTGAACGATCCCTTGGAACCCCTGTCTCCGACTGCGTCATCTCCGTGCCCTCATTCACCGATCAACTCGGGCGTCGAGCTTATCTCCATGCGGCTCAGATCGCAGGCTTGAAACCGCTTCGTTTGATCCATGACACGACGGCGACGGCATTGGGATACGGCATCTACAAGACCGACTTCTCCGACGGCGAGATCCGTGTCGTCTTCGTCGATGTCGGCCATTGCGACACCCAGGTCTCCGTCGTGGTCTTCGATAGTGGTGGTTTGCGTGTTCTCTCGCACGCCTCCGATCGCCGGCTCGGCGGGCGTGGTTTTGATGAGATTCTTTTCAAGCATTTTAGCAAACAGTTTGAGGACGAGTATAAGATCGATGTTTCTTCGAATGCAAAGGCTAGCATTCGGCTGAAGGCAGAGTGCGAAAAGGTGAAGAAGGTCTTGAGCGCGAACGCGGAGGCTTCGATGAgcattgaatgcttgatggaCGACAAGGACGTGAAAGGGTTTATCAAGCGAGAGGAATTCGAGAGGCTGGCATCTGGGTTGCTGGAGAAGGTGCTGTTCCAGTGCAGGAATGCTCTGTCAGACGCCGGCGTGGTGGTCGATGAAGTGCAATCTGTGGAGCTTGTCGGTTCTGCGTCAAGGATCCCGGCGATCACGAGAATTTTGTCCTCGTTCTTCGGTAAAGAACCAAGCCGAACGCTCAACGCGAGCGAATGTGTCGCCCGTGGCTGTGCGCTTCAGTGTGCTAAGCTTACCCCTTTGTTCAAATCGAAGAACTATAAG GTGTGTGACTTGTTGCCTTACTCTGTAGGTTTTGGGTTGGAAGCCGGCCATGTTTCTATGATTTTCGACAAGGCACTTGTCTCAAAAGGAGAGCCTCTTGCAAGTATTAGAGATCTCAGTGTTTCTCTCCGAAGAGGCGAATTCAATCTGCATGCGTTTTATGCTGATAAAAATGGACAGCCACTTGATGCTTCTCAGAAAATTACTTCATTCTTT GTTGGCCCTGTTCCGACATCTGATGGTAAGGATTCCGTAGTCACAGTTAGAATTCTTCTAGATATTAGTGGAATTGTTACTCTGGACTCAACGGCTTTA TTGAATGAAGATGACACCAAAGATCCAGTTTCAAGTGATACAAGTTGCTCAAATTCATATAATGCAGAACCTGGACATGTTATTGAGATTAGAACATCTGACAAGTCTGAACCAGCT GTTGATGGTCAAATTAAAGGAAGGCCTTCTAGAAGGCTTGACATACCGGTTTCTATGACTTTGTATGGTGGAATGACCCCTGCTGAGTTATCTGAAGCTCAGTTGCTCGAGATGAATCTAGCTCATCAGGACAAGCTTGTTgaacaaactaaagaaagaaaaaatgaacTGGAAGCTTATGTTTATGAAGTTCGCAACAAG AAAGAGAAGGAATTTCTAAGAGCCTCCAACAAACAGAAGAATGGCTCTATGATGAAGGGGGTGATGAAACAGAAAATGTCTACACCGGTAAACTGCTAG
- the LOC120276909 gene encoding heat shock 70 kDa protein 16-like isoform X1, which yields MSVVGFDVGNDTCVIATVRHGTIDVLLNDESKRETPSCISFSDKQRLIGSSASSLLYPSSTFSDIKDLLLSQPRSQHRVSFLNREITLTPVHLLAMLLSHLKLISERSLGTPVSDCVISVPSFTDQLGRRAYLHAAQIAGLKPLRLIHDTTATALGYGIYKTDFSDGEIRVVFVDVGHCDTQVSVVVFDSGGLRVLSHASDRRLGGRGFDEILFKHFSKQFEDEYKIDVSSNAKASIRLKAECEKVKKVLSANAEASMSIECLMDDKDVKGFIKREEFERLASGLLEKVLFQCRNALSDAGVVVDEVQSVELVGSASRIPAITRILSSFFGKEPSRTLNASECVARGCALQCAKLTPLFKSKNYKVCDLLPYSVGFGLEAGHVSMIFDKALVSKGEPLASIRDLSVSLRRGEFNLHAFYADKNGQPLDASQKITSFFVGPVPTSDGKDSVVTVRILLDISGIVTLDSTALLNEDDTKDPVSSDTSCSNSYNAEPGHVIEIRTSDKSEPAVDGQIKGRPSRRLDIPVSMTLYGGMTPAELSEAQLLEMNLAHQDKLVEQTKERKNELEAYVYEVRNKLLERYRIFATESEREGISKSLQQTEEWLYDEGGDETENVYTGKLLELKKLVDPVVNRFKDEEARPQAKRELLQCIVDNRLAVESLTTYERDAVFNECNKAEQWLRDKSQLQDSLPKNSDPVLWSHEINKMTASLDTSCRQILKHRAPHFG from the exons ATGAGCGTCGTCGGATTCGATGTCGGCAACGACACTTGCGTGATCGCCACCGTCCGACATGGCACCATTGACGTCCTCCTCAACGATGAGTCCAAGCGCGAGACCCCCTCTTGCATCTCTTTTTCCGACAAGCAGCGTCTCATCGGCTCCTCCGCCTCTTCTCTCCTCTACCCCTCCTCCACCTTCTCCGACATCAAGGATCTCCTCCTCTCCCAACCCCGGAGCCAACATCGTGTCTCGTTTCTCAATCGTGAAATCACTCTCACCCCTGTTCATCTTCTTGCGATGTTGCTCTCTCATCTGAAGCTTATCTCTGAACGATCCCTTGGAACCCCTGTCTCCGACTGCGTCATCTCCGTGCCCTCATTCACCGATCAACTCGGGCGTCGAGCTTATCTCCATGCGGCTCAGATCGCAGGCTTGAAACCGCTTCGTTTGATCCATGACACGACGGCGACGGCATTGGGATACGGCATCTACAAGACCGACTTCTCCGACGGCGAGATCCGTGTCGTCTTCGTCGATGTCGGCCATTGCGACACCCAGGTCTCCGTCGTGGTCTTCGATAGTGGTGGTTTGCGTGTTCTCTCGCACGCCTCCGATCGCCGGCTCGGCGGGCGTGGTTTTGATGAGATTCTTTTCAAGCATTTTAGCAAACAGTTTGAGGACGAGTATAAGATCGATGTTTCTTCGAATGCAAAGGCTAGCATTCGGCTGAAGGCAGAGTGCGAAAAGGTGAAGAAGGTCTTGAGCGCGAACGCGGAGGCTTCGATGAgcattgaatgcttgatggaCGACAAGGACGTGAAAGGGTTTATCAAGCGAGAGGAATTCGAGAGGCTGGCATCTGGGTTGCTGGAGAAGGTGCTGTTCCAGTGCAGGAATGCTCTGTCAGACGCCGGCGTGGTGGTCGATGAAGTGCAATCTGTGGAGCTTGTCGGTTCTGCGTCAAGGATCCCGGCGATCACGAGAATTTTGTCCTCGTTCTTCGGTAAAGAACCAAGCCGAACGCTCAACGCGAGCGAATGTGTCGCCCGTGGCTGTGCGCTTCAGTGTGCTAAGCTTACCCCTTTGTTCAAATCGAAGAACTATAAG GTGTGTGACTTGTTGCCTTACTCTGTAGGTTTTGGGTTGGAAGCCGGCCATGTTTCTATGATTTTCGACAAGGCACTTGTCTCAAAAGGAGAGCCTCTTGCAAGTATTAGAGATCTCAGTGTTTCTCTCCGAAGAGGCGAATTCAATCTGCATGCGTTTTATGCTGATAAAAATGGACAGCCACTTGATGCTTCTCAGAAAATTACTTCATTCTTT GTTGGCCCTGTTCCGACATCTGATGGTAAGGATTCCGTAGTCACAGTTAGAATTCTTCTAGATATTAGTGGAATTGTTACTCTGGACTCAACGGCTTTA TTGAATGAAGATGACACCAAAGATCCAGTTTCAAGTGATACAAGTTGCTCAAATTCATATAATGCAGAACCTGGACATGTTATTGAGATTAGAACATCTGACAAGTCTGAACCAGCT GTTGATGGTCAAATTAAAGGAAGGCCTTCTAGAAGGCTTGACATACCGGTTTCTATGACTTTGTATGGTGGAATGACCCCTGCTGAGTTATCTGAAGCTCAGTTGCTCGAGATGAATCTAGCTCATCAGGACAAGCTTGTTgaacaaactaaagaaagaaaaaatgaacTGGAAGCTTATGTTTATGAAGTTCGCAACAAG CTTTTGGAGAGATACCGTATCTTTGCAACTGAATCAGAAAGAGAAGGAATTTCTAAGAGCCTCCAACAAACAGAAGAATGGCTCTATGATGAAGGGGGTGATGAAACAGAAAATGTCTACACCGGTAAACTGCTAGAGCTGAAGAAG CTGGTGGATCCCGTGGTCAACCGATTCAAAGACGAAGAAGCTAGACCTCAAGCAAAAAGGGAGCTTTTGCAATGTATAGTAGACAACAGGTTGGCTGTAGAATCATTGACAACATATGAACGAGACGCT GTCTTCAATGAATGCAATAAAGCCGAACAATGGCTGCGAGACAAAAGCCAACTCCAGGATTCCTTACCCAAGAACAGTGACCCTGTGTTGTGGTCACATGAAATCAACAAAATGACCGCATCATTAGACAC ATCATGCAGGCAGATACTGAAGCATAGAGCTCCTCATTTTGGGTAA